In Zingiber officinale cultivar Zhangliang chromosome 1A, Zo_v1.1, whole genome shotgun sequence, a genomic segment contains:
- the LOC122038512 gene encoding splicing factor U2af large subunit A-like isoform X1, with protein sequence MMSRTNKRKELIGNCNEGTSARTRPLSFEDIMLKRKKKLTADGKERTRSLKEQLVQNDVKLTSDQMDGVRTNKGMKELKDEKKESSIKAKGKTMKVKDGQLGSTYKHKLDFDVNEASKSNYTSNRKDNERMNEKKNNHRSRDDKLETSLRKDLERKQLNHSTKMDKHKDRERKPREEIQRKEHCYTYEKNRSETQYFSLRKFDRYDSQRLQYSEYAERNDRRKDASKPYFEEPKSKRRRSRSPEREPEHYRSSPEVHKHSYRGWVHEHSSFSSHREKSRRKHSDGDKLVTSGNDGYNASNHRKHGSGLGGYSPRKKRPEAPHRSPSPILPSQERKAAKWDQPPLEARNSGFRVMPSNDQTAFTKIQEPALTEPVTAATEIPPHAPALEIPSFVISASDDSVQLTQATRPMRRLYVENLPASASEKSVVDFLNDLLLSSGVNHIKGTSACINCILHKERNQALVEFLTPQDANSALTFDGRSFSGALLKFRRPKDFVEAVTDAPEKEQEEISVVADIVRESPYKIFIGGISEDISSNMLKEIVGAYGNLKSYHFGFDKKLNGPCAFLEYEDHSITSKGCAGLNGMKLGGCILTVVQAFPDFEVEEKTESAPCYDIPAHAKPLLLPLTKVLHLKNVLTEEELKLFSESELEEILEDVRLECMRFGTVKEVNIVRYNYDQVGAAGAFEESCVNQYSVQIECRMEDPDDKNRHSQDLIPKEDIERARGISNGTNMPLGESVITHGTDCSAPAKEAQQVANEEIGEQLENDEDASMNEEIGLIPCSSSPKLGLVDTEIENSACLNNIVAEPAELTANEADGIKKDVEIASVDSAAVADKEGTDDGKDENEDDDEFVFEPSSIFVEFLRKEAACFAAHSLHGRTYGKQIVTAGFFPYYKYLARFHGLKQP encoded by the exons ATGATGAGTAGGACAAATAAAAGGAAGGAGTTGATTGGTAACTGTAATGAAGGAACCTCTGCCCGTACTCGACCTCTCAGCTTTGAAGATATCATGTTGAAGCGAAAAAAGAAACTCACAGCTGATGGTAAAGAAAGGACAAGAAGCTTGAAGGAACAGTTGGTACAAAATGATGTAAAACTCACTTCAGACCAAATGGATGGTGTGAGGACCAATAAGGGCATGAAGGAATTGAAGGATGAGAAGAAAGAAAGCTCTATCAAGGCAAAAGGAAAAACAATGAAGGTAAAGGATGGCCAATTAGGGAGCACCTATAAGCACAAGCTTGATTTTGATGTTAATGAGGCATCAAAGTCAAACTACACGAGTAACCGCAAGGATAATGAAAGAatgaatgaaaagaaaaataatcatAGGAGCAGAGATGACAAATTGGAAACAAGTCTTAGAAAAGATCTGGAAAGGAAACAACTGAACCATAGCACAAAAATGGATAAACATAAGGATAGAGAGAGAAAACCAAGAGAGGAGATACAAAGAAAGGAACATTGTTATACCTATGAAAAAAATAGATCAGAAACTCAGTACTttagtttgagaaagtttgataGGTATGATTCTCAGAGACTTCAATATTCAGAATATGCTGAAAGAAATGATAGAAGGAAGGATGCTTCAAAGCCATATTTTGAAGAACCCaagtcaaaaaggaggagatctaGAAGCCCAGAACGTGAACCAGAACACTATAGGTCCTCTCCTGAGGTACATAAGCATTCCTATCGTGGATGGGTGCATGAGCATTCATCATTTTCATCACACCGAGAAAAATCAAGGAGAAAGCATTCTGATGGGGACAAGCTGGTAACGTCAGGGAATGATGGGTATAATGCTTCCAATCATCGCAAACATGGGAGTGGGCTCGGTGGCTACTCTCCTAGGAAGAAGAGACCTGAAGCTCCTCATAGGAGTCCATCACCAATTCTTCCGTCACAGGAACGGAAAGCTGCCAAATGGGATCAGCCTCCTTTAGAGGCAAGGAATTCTGGTTTCAGAGTGATGCCTTCTAATGATCAGACAGCTTTCACTAAGATACAAGAGCCAGCCTTAACTGAGCCAGTCACAGCAGCCACCGAAATTCCACCGCATGCACCTGCTTTAGAGATTCCATCATTTGTGATTAGTGCATCTGATGATTCTGTGCAGCTAACACAAGCAACCCGTCCTATGAGAAGGCTTTATGTAGAAAATTTACCTGCATCAGCTTCTGAAAAGTCAGTAGTGGATTTTCTTAATGATCTGTTACTATCATCAGGTGTTAATCACATCAAAGGAACTAGTGCATGTATCAACTGCATA TTACATAAAGAGAGAAATCAAGCTCTTGTTGAATTTCTCACACCCCAGGATGCTAATTCTGCCCTCACATTTGATGGAAGGTCATTCTCTGGAGCACTTCTTAAATTCAGAAGGCCAAAAGACTTTGTTGAAGCAGTA ACTGATGCTCCCGAGAAAGAACAGGAAGAGATAAGCGTGGTAGCTGATATTGTGAGGGAATCACCCTACAAG ATCTTCATAGGAGGAATTTCTGAGGATATCTCATCTAATATG CTtaaagagattgttggtgcatatGGGAATCTTAAATCATATCACTTTGGGTTCGACAAGAAACTTAATGGACCATGTGCTTTTCTTGAG TATGAAGACCATTCAATTACTTCAAAGGGATGCGCTGGACTAAATGGGATGAAGCTTGGTGGATGTATTCTAACTGTAGTGCAAGCTTTTCCTGATTTCGAGGTTGAG GAAAAAACTGAAAGTGCTCCATGTTATGATATTCCCGCACATGCCAAGCCACTACTGCTCCCATTGACTAAAGTCCTTCATTTAAAAAATGTG CTCACTGAGGAGGAACTTAAGCTGTTTTCTGAATCCGAGCTGGAGGAAATATTAGAAGATGTACGTTTGGAGTGCATGAG GTTTGGAACTGTAAAAGAAGTCAACATTGTAAGATATAATTATGACCAAGTAGGTGCTGCTGGAGCTTTCGAAGAATCATGTGTTAATCAATATTCCGTCCAGATAGAATGCAGAATGGAGGATCCAGATGATAAGAATCGACACTCTCAAGATCTAATTCCTAAAGAAGACATTGAAAGGGCAAGAGGTATAAGCAATGGTACTAACATGCCCCTCGGGGAGTCTGTAATCACCCATGGGACTGATTGTTCTGCGCCTGCAAAAGAGGCACAACAGGTAGCTAATGAGGAAATTGGCGAACAGCTGGAGAATGATGAGGATGCAAGCATGAATGAAGAGATTGGCCTGATACCTTGTTCATCTTCACCAAAACTAGGTTTGGTGGACACCGAGATTGAAAATAGTGCTTGCCTGAATAATATTGTTGCTGAACCTGCAGAATTAACAGCAAATGAAGCCGATGGAATCAAAAAGGATGTGGAAATTGCTAGTGTGGACTCTGCAGCAGTAGCAGACAAAGAAGGAACTGATGATGGAAAGGATGAAAATGAGGATGATGATGAATTTGTGTTTGAACCAAGCAGTATATTTGTGGAGTTCCTAAGGAAAGAAGCAGCTTGTTTCGCAGCACACTCGCTGCATGGCCGAACTTATGGTAAACAGATTGTCACAGCTGGTTTTTTCCCTTACTATAAGTATCTGGCACGATTCCATGGATTAAAGCAACCATGA
- the LOC122038512 gene encoding splicing factor U2af large subunit A-like isoform X2 has protein sequence MMSRTNKRKELIGNCNEGTSARTRPLSFEDIMLKRKKKLTADGKERTRSLKEQLVQNDVKLTSDQMDGVRTNKGMKELKDEKKESSIKAKGKTMKVKDGQLGSTYKHKLDFDVNEASKSNYTSNRKDNERMNEKKNNHRSRDDKLETSLRKDLERKQLNHSTKMDKHKDRERKPREEIQRKEHCYTYEKNRSETQYFSLRKFDRYDSQRLQYSEYAERNDRRKDASKPYFEEPKSKRRRSRSPEREPEHYRSSPEVHKHSYRGWVHEHSSFSSHREKSRRKHSDGDKLVTSGNDGYNASNHRKHGSGLGGYSPRKKRPEAPHRSPSPILPSQERKAAKWDQPPLEARNSGFRVMPSNDQTAFTKIQEPALTEPVTAATEIPPHAPALEIPSFVISASDDSVQLTQATRPMRRLYVENLPASASEKSVVDFLNDLLLSSGVNHIKGTSACINCILHKERNQALVEFLTPQDANSALTFDGRSFSGALLKFRRPKDFVEAVTDAPEKEQEEISVVADIVRESPYKIFIGGISEDISSNMLKEIVGAYGNLKSYHFGFDKKLNGPCAFLEYEDHSITSKGCAGLNGMKLGGCILTVVQAFPDFEEKTESAPCYDIPAHAKPLLLPLTKVLHLKNVLTEEELKLFSESELEEILEDVRLECMRFGTVKEVNIVRYNYDQVGAAGAFEESCVNQYSVQIECRMEDPDDKNRHSQDLIPKEDIERARGISNGTNMPLGESVITHGTDCSAPAKEAQQVANEEIGEQLENDEDASMNEEIGLIPCSSSPKLGLVDTEIENSACLNNIVAEPAELTANEADGIKKDVEIASVDSAAVADKEGTDDGKDENEDDDEFVFEPSSIFVEFLRKEAACFAAHSLHGRTYGKQIVTAGFFPYYKYLARFHGLKQP, from the exons ATGATGAGTAGGACAAATAAAAGGAAGGAGTTGATTGGTAACTGTAATGAAGGAACCTCTGCCCGTACTCGACCTCTCAGCTTTGAAGATATCATGTTGAAGCGAAAAAAGAAACTCACAGCTGATGGTAAAGAAAGGACAAGAAGCTTGAAGGAACAGTTGGTACAAAATGATGTAAAACTCACTTCAGACCAAATGGATGGTGTGAGGACCAATAAGGGCATGAAGGAATTGAAGGATGAGAAGAAAGAAAGCTCTATCAAGGCAAAAGGAAAAACAATGAAGGTAAAGGATGGCCAATTAGGGAGCACCTATAAGCACAAGCTTGATTTTGATGTTAATGAGGCATCAAAGTCAAACTACACGAGTAACCGCAAGGATAATGAAAGAatgaatgaaaagaaaaataatcatAGGAGCAGAGATGACAAATTGGAAACAAGTCTTAGAAAAGATCTGGAAAGGAAACAACTGAACCATAGCACAAAAATGGATAAACATAAGGATAGAGAGAGAAAACCAAGAGAGGAGATACAAAGAAAGGAACATTGTTATACCTATGAAAAAAATAGATCAGAAACTCAGTACTttagtttgagaaagtttgataGGTATGATTCTCAGAGACTTCAATATTCAGAATATGCTGAAAGAAATGATAGAAGGAAGGATGCTTCAAAGCCATATTTTGAAGAACCCaagtcaaaaaggaggagatctaGAAGCCCAGAACGTGAACCAGAACACTATAGGTCCTCTCCTGAGGTACATAAGCATTCCTATCGTGGATGGGTGCATGAGCATTCATCATTTTCATCACACCGAGAAAAATCAAGGAGAAAGCATTCTGATGGGGACAAGCTGGTAACGTCAGGGAATGATGGGTATAATGCTTCCAATCATCGCAAACATGGGAGTGGGCTCGGTGGCTACTCTCCTAGGAAGAAGAGACCTGAAGCTCCTCATAGGAGTCCATCACCAATTCTTCCGTCACAGGAACGGAAAGCTGCCAAATGGGATCAGCCTCCTTTAGAGGCAAGGAATTCTGGTTTCAGAGTGATGCCTTCTAATGATCAGACAGCTTTCACTAAGATACAAGAGCCAGCCTTAACTGAGCCAGTCACAGCAGCCACCGAAATTCCACCGCATGCACCTGCTTTAGAGATTCCATCATTTGTGATTAGTGCATCTGATGATTCTGTGCAGCTAACACAAGCAACCCGTCCTATGAGAAGGCTTTATGTAGAAAATTTACCTGCATCAGCTTCTGAAAAGTCAGTAGTGGATTTTCTTAATGATCTGTTACTATCATCAGGTGTTAATCACATCAAAGGAACTAGTGCATGTATCAACTGCATA TTACATAAAGAGAGAAATCAAGCTCTTGTTGAATTTCTCACACCCCAGGATGCTAATTCTGCCCTCACATTTGATGGAAGGTCATTCTCTGGAGCACTTCTTAAATTCAGAAGGCCAAAAGACTTTGTTGAAGCAGTA ACTGATGCTCCCGAGAAAGAACAGGAAGAGATAAGCGTGGTAGCTGATATTGTGAGGGAATCACCCTACAAG ATCTTCATAGGAGGAATTTCTGAGGATATCTCATCTAATATG CTtaaagagattgttggtgcatatGGGAATCTTAAATCATATCACTTTGGGTTCGACAAGAAACTTAATGGACCATGTGCTTTTCTTGAG TATGAAGACCATTCAATTACTTCAAAGGGATGCGCTGGACTAAATGGGATGAAGCTTGGTGGATGTATTCTAACTGTAGTGCAAGCTTTTCCTGATTTCGAG GAAAAAACTGAAAGTGCTCCATGTTATGATATTCCCGCACATGCCAAGCCACTACTGCTCCCATTGACTAAAGTCCTTCATTTAAAAAATGTG CTCACTGAGGAGGAACTTAAGCTGTTTTCTGAATCCGAGCTGGAGGAAATATTAGAAGATGTACGTTTGGAGTGCATGAG GTTTGGAACTGTAAAAGAAGTCAACATTGTAAGATATAATTATGACCAAGTAGGTGCTGCTGGAGCTTTCGAAGAATCATGTGTTAATCAATATTCCGTCCAGATAGAATGCAGAATGGAGGATCCAGATGATAAGAATCGACACTCTCAAGATCTAATTCCTAAAGAAGACATTGAAAGGGCAAGAGGTATAAGCAATGGTACTAACATGCCCCTCGGGGAGTCTGTAATCACCCATGGGACTGATTGTTCTGCGCCTGCAAAAGAGGCACAACAGGTAGCTAATGAGGAAATTGGCGAACAGCTGGAGAATGATGAGGATGCAAGCATGAATGAAGAGATTGGCCTGATACCTTGTTCATCTTCACCAAAACTAGGTTTGGTGGACACCGAGATTGAAAATAGTGCTTGCCTGAATAATATTGTTGCTGAACCTGCAGAATTAACAGCAAATGAAGCCGATGGAATCAAAAAGGATGTGGAAATTGCTAGTGTGGACTCTGCAGCAGTAGCAGACAAAGAAGGAACTGATGATGGAAAGGATGAAAATGAGGATGATGATGAATTTGTGTTTGAACCAAGCAGTATATTTGTGGAGTTCCTAAGGAAAGAAGCAGCTTGTTTCGCAGCACACTCGCTGCATGGCCGAACTTATGGTAAACAGATTGTCACAGCTGGTTTTTTCCCTTACTATAAGTATCTGGCACGATTCCATGGATTAAAGCAACCATGA